Proteins from a genomic interval of Paenibacillus sp. FSL H8-0048:
- a CDS encoding NAD kinase has protein sequence MRYYVLDRGDELSIQLAEQFHKLAQGRNLELDAKSPEIVISIGGDGTMLHAFHTFIDQIPSLAFVGVHTGHLGFYADWQAEELPSLIDYMCGEVGPHKPRIVQYPLLELEIHKKSGSSKHIALNEFTLKGVDGTVVIQVDINDVTFEMFRGDGLCVSTPSGSTAYNKSLGGAMVHPSIEALQIAEIASINNRVFRTMGSPLLLPKHHHCDIFSRKEQRLLLTIDHNNIPVDDLISVRAQVADHKISFARYRPFPFWNRVREAFLV, from the coding sequence TTGAGATATTATGTTCTGGACCGCGGAGATGAATTATCCATCCAACTAGCGGAGCAATTTCACAAGCTGGCGCAAGGCCGGAATCTGGAGCTGGATGCCAAGTCACCTGAAATCGTGATCTCTATTGGCGGTGACGGCACGATGCTGCACGCCTTTCATACGTTTATCGATCAGATCCCTAGTCTCGCTTTTGTTGGCGTGCATACCGGCCATTTGGGCTTCTATGCGGACTGGCAGGCCGAAGAGCTGCCGTCCCTGATTGATTATATGTGCGGAGAGGTAGGACCTCATAAACCCCGTATCGTACAGTACCCGCTGCTTGAACTGGAAATACATAAGAAATCCGGCTCCAGCAAGCATATTGCCCTGAATGAATTCACCCTTAAGGGGGTGGACGGGACGGTTGTAATTCAGGTGGATATTAATGATGTAACCTTTGAGATGTTCCGCGGGGACGGCCTGTGTGTGTCCACACCTTCCGGCAGTACCGCTTATAACAAAAGTCTGGGAGGCGCTATGGTGCACCCCTCGATCGAGGCGCTGCAGATTGCTGAAATTGCCTCCATTAATAACCGGGTATTCCGGACCATGGGATCGCCGCTGTTGCTGCCTAAGCATCATCACTGCGATATCTTCTCGCGCAAGGAGCAGCGCCTGCTGCTGACCATTGACCATAATAACATTCCGGTGGATGATCTGATTTCGGTACGCGCTCAGGTCGCGGACCACAAAATCAGCTTCGCCCGTTACCGCCCTTTCCCGTTCTGGAACCGTGTCCGGGAGGCCTTCTTAGTCTAG
- the ylbJ gene encoding sporulation integral membrane protein YlbJ: protein MTLNKIASPLLGIVLAGCLLLMLVHPASSLDAALRGLAVWWDVLFPSLFPFFVISEIMLGFGIVHLFGALLDPLMRPLFNIPGSGGFVAAMGYVSGYPVGAKLTAKLREQGMISRIEGERLVAFTTSSDPIFLLGAVSVGFFHDASLGLVLALAHYGGGLIIGLLMSFHGRGRPEEAATPLSLPHSGSSSASPEGQGPGRLRTALNAMAGARRADGRSLGELLKSAITSSLQLIIVVGGLVVFFNVLMELLARAGVMSALFSMTGRLLSLAGFPPELSAALVSGLFEVTLGARSAGEAAGGVPLQFKAAAAAFILSWGGLSVHAQVASILNGTGLRYLPFMAARLVHALLSAVLLLLLWKPVVSSGLAGQWSALPAASGLAAPEAALISSISLLCLLLAGMLALSLVVFLLGKLWRQPYARRR, encoded by the coding sequence ATGACTCTGAACAAAATCGCAAGCCCGCTGCTCGGGATCGTGCTGGCGGGCTGTCTGCTGCTGATGCTGGTGCATCCCGCAAGCTCTCTGGATGCGGCGCTGCGCGGGCTCGCTGTCTGGTGGGATGTGCTGTTTCCCTCACTGTTCCCTTTCTTCGTCATCTCTGAAATTATGCTGGGCTTCGGCATTGTCCATCTGTTCGGCGCACTGCTTGATCCGCTGATGCGCCCGCTCTTCAATATACCCGGCAGCGGCGGCTTCGTAGCAGCGATGGGATATGTATCAGGATACCCTGTCGGCGCGAAATTAACCGCCAAGCTGCGCGAGCAGGGAATGATTAGCAGAATTGAGGGCGAGCGTCTCGTCGCCTTCACGACCTCCTCGGACCCGATTTTTCTGCTGGGCGCGGTCTCTGTGGGGTTCTTTCATGACGCTTCGCTGGGGCTTGTGCTTGCCCTTGCCCATTACGGGGGAGGACTTATCATAGGTCTGCTGATGTCCTTCCATGGCCGGGGCAGGCCGGAAGAAGCAGCTACGCCCCTTTCCCTCCCTCATTCAGGCAGCTCTTCTGCGTCTCCGGAAGGACAAGGTCCCGGAAGGTTGCGGACTGCGCTGAACGCGATGGCAGGTGCACGCCGGGCGGACGGCAGAAGTCTCGGCGAGCTGCTGAAGAGTGCCATCACCTCCTCACTCCAGCTCATCATCGTTGTCGGCGGTCTGGTTGTCTTCTTCAATGTGCTGATGGAGCTGCTCGCCCGTGCCGGCGTAATGTCCGCTCTGTTCAGCATGACCGGCCGCCTGCTATCGCTGGCCGGCTTCCCGCCAGAGCTCTCAGCCGCACTGGTCAGCGGCTTATTTGAAGTGACGCTTGGCGCCAGGTCGGCGGGTGAAGCTGCCGGAGGCGTTCCACTGCAGTTCAAGGCAGCGGCGGCAGCGTTCATTCTCTCCTGGGGCGGCTTGTCGGTTCATGCGCAGGTCGCCAGTATCCTGAATGGTACCGGACTGCGCTATCTCCCGTTCATGGCCGCCCGTCTGGTACATGCCCTGCTCTCAGCGGTCCTGCTTCTCCTGCTCTGGAAGCCGGTTGTCAGCTCGGGACTGGCCGGTCAGTGGTCCGCATTGCCTGCCGCCTCCGGGCTGGCCGCTCCAGAGGCCGCCCTGATCAGCAGCATCAGCCTGCTCTGCCTTCTGCTTGCAGGCATGCTGGCCCTGTCGCTGGTGGTCTTTCTGCTCGGGAAGCTGTGGCGGCAGCCCTATGCGCGCCGGAGATAA
- a CDS encoding globin domain-containing protein — protein MNPKESLYDSLGGAEGIHRLVTVFYAKVQLHPQLSPLFPEDITPVLEKQYQFLSQFFGGPALFSEQHGHPMMRARHMHVPITPALAEDWLACMKAALAEVGVEESLRTFVLSRLAGPAHHFVNMPHE, from the coding sequence ATGAATCCGAAAGAGAGCCTGTATGACAGCCTGGGAGGCGCTGAGGGGATACACCGTCTAGTGACTGTGTTTTATGCCAAGGTGCAGCTTCACCCGCAGCTCAGCCCGTTATTCCCTGAAGATATTACTCCGGTATTGGAGAAGCAATATCAGTTCTTAAGCCAATTCTTTGGCGGCCCTGCCCTGTTCTCCGAGCAGCACGGCCATCCCATGATGAGAGCCAGACATATGCATGTTCCCATCACTCCTGCTTTGGCGGAGGATTGGCTTGCCTGCATGAAGGCGGCGCTTGCAGAGGTTGGTGTGGAAGAGTCCCTGCGTACCTTTGTCCTGAGCCGGCTGGCTGGTCCCGCCCATCATTTTGTCAATATGCCCCATGAATAA
- a CDS encoding DUF2225 domain-containing protein: MRAPVPELIPLYSIKVTCCNCEHEFSTSRVRPSLKKAIRRDADFCSYYKAENPDYYVVRVCPKCGFASTENSADKLADWQRKSFDAQVGRRWQARSFGEKRNWEEALETYKLALICAQSIKDKERIIASLLHHIAWLYRYQGDTVQEQRFLTYSLDEYVKVFENDSSGGNDARLMYLIGELNRRIGEFAAAVRWFSRVINDQRITDAAMIRASREQWAILREQMRGLDVDPDGLPAGT, from the coding sequence ATGAGGGCACCCGTGCCGGAATTAATACCGCTGTACTCAATTAAGGTTACCTGCTGTAACTGTGAACATGAATTTTCTACCTCAAGAGTACGTCCCAGCCTCAAAAAGGCCATCCGCCGCGATGCGGACTTCTGCTCCTACTACAAGGCGGAGAATCCCGATTATTATGTGGTTCGGGTCTGTCCGAAGTGCGGCTTCGCCTCCACAGAGAATTCAGCAGACAAGCTGGCTGACTGGCAGCGGAAGTCCTTCGATGCCCAGGTAGGAAGACGGTGGCAGGCCCGCAGCTTCGGAGAGAAGCGTAACTGGGAGGAAGCGCTGGAGACGTACAAGCTGGCGCTGATCTGCGCGCAGAGCATTAAAGACAAGGAACGTATTATAGCAAGCCTGCTGCACCATATTGCCTGGCTGTACCGGTATCAAGGGGATACGGTGCAGGAGCAGCGCTTCCTGACCTATTCGCTGGATGAGTATGTGAAGGTGTTCGAGAATGATTCCTCCGGCGGTAATGATGCGCGGCTGATGTATCTGATTGGTGAGTTGAACCGCCGGATCGGGGAGTTCGCCGCTGCTGTACGGTGGTTCTCAAGGGTCATTAATGACCAGCGCATTACGGACGCGGCCATGATTCGGGCTTCGCGCGAGCAATGGGCCATACTGCGTGAGCAGATGCGCGGGCTGGACGTTGATCCGGATGGGCTTCCCGCAGGTACATAG